A stretch of Corynebacterium timonense DNA encodes these proteins:
- a CDS encoding ABC transporter ATP-binding protein, translated as MDFVKTLAWAATPYSGHIVAAVALQVVTVLATLYLPDLNAQIIDEGITQADIPYIWRVGGVMLVVALVQGLAAIGAVWFSARTAMGTGRAIRRAVYSRVNGFNAEDLARFGTPTLITRGTNDVQQIQMTFLLFLALMVPAPIMGVGGVVMALRQGAGLSWIIAIAIAVLFAVAGVLVAVLMPMFTAMQARLDAINGVLREQIAGVRVVRAFVREEHESERFTDANRAITRVSLNIGRVFVLLFPLIMLILDSAIAAVVWFGGQRVGQGEMEVGALTAFIQYIMQILVAFVMGTFMVMMLPRALVCARRVREVLLYESVAQQRPRTARPATNEGVVEFRGVSYSYPGAEEPVLHNISFTARPGTTTALIGSTGAGKSTLVSLLPRLREATSGHVLIDATDVTALDRSDLVQRVSMVPQKPYLFSGTVASNLRMGNPDATDAELWEALGTAQADFVENLDMPISQGGTNVSGGQRQRLCIARMLVARPKVYIFDDSFSALDAITDAKVREAMQAYTRDATVLVVAQRVASISNADQILVLEAGRIVARGTHDELLDSSSTYREIVASQQEVSA; from the coding sequence GTGGACTTTGTCAAGACCCTGGCCTGGGCGGCCACACCCTACAGCGGCCACATCGTGGCGGCGGTGGCGTTGCAGGTTGTGACCGTGCTGGCCACGCTGTATCTCCCGGACCTCAACGCGCAGATCATCGACGAAGGCATCACCCAGGCTGATATCCCTTATATCTGGCGCGTCGGTGGCGTCATGCTCGTCGTCGCTCTCGTTCAGGGCCTCGCGGCGATCGGCGCCGTGTGGTTCAGCGCGCGCACCGCCATGGGCACCGGGCGCGCTATCCGCCGCGCCGTCTATAGCCGCGTCAACGGCTTTAACGCGGAGGACCTCGCCCGCTTTGGCACCCCCACCCTGATCACCCGCGGCACGAACGACGTGCAGCAGATCCAGATGACGTTTCTGCTCTTCCTGGCCCTCATGGTGCCAGCGCCCATCATGGGGGTGGGCGGCGTGGTCATGGCGTTGCGCCAGGGCGCGGGGCTGTCGTGGATCATCGCCATCGCCATCGCGGTGCTCTTCGCCGTCGCCGGCGTGCTCGTCGCGGTGCTGATGCCCATGTTCACGGCGATGCAGGCCCGCCTCGACGCGATCAACGGGGTGCTCCGCGAGCAAATCGCGGGAGTGCGTGTGGTGCGCGCCTTCGTGCGCGAGGAGCACGAGAGCGAGCGCTTCACCGACGCCAACAGGGCGATCACGCGCGTGTCGTTGAACATCGGCCGCGTCTTCGTGCTGCTTTTCCCGCTGATCATGCTCATCCTCGATTCCGCCATCGCGGCGGTCGTGTGGTTCGGCGGGCAGCGCGTGGGCCAGGGCGAGATGGAGGTCGGGGCGCTCACGGCGTTCATCCAGTACATCATGCAGATCCTGGTCGCGTTCGTCATGGGCACGTTCATGGTGATGATGCTCCCGCGCGCCCTCGTGTGCGCGCGCCGCGTCCGGGAGGTGCTGCTCTACGAGTCGGTCGCCCAGCAGCGCCCGCGCACCGCGCGCCCCGCCACCAACGAGGGCGTGGTGGAGTTCCGTGGGGTGTCCTACAGCTACCCGGGCGCGGAGGAGCCGGTGCTCCACAACATCTCGTTCACCGCCCGCCCCGGCACCACCACCGCTCTGATCGGCTCGACGGGCGCGGGCAAGTCCACGCTGGTCTCCCTCCTTCCGCGGCTGCGGGAGGCCACGAGTGGGCACGTGCTTATCGACGCCACAGATGTCACCGCCCTCGACCGCAGCGACCTGGTCCAGCGCGTGTCCATGGTGCCCCAGAAGCCGTACCTGTTCTCGGGCACCGTGGCCTCCAACCTGCGCATGGGCAACCCGGACGCCACGGACGCCGAGCTGTGGGAGGCGCTCGGCACCGCGCAGGCCGACTTCGTCGAGAACCTCGACATGCCTATCTCCCAGGGCGGCACGAACGTCTCAGGCGGCCAGCGCCAACGCCTGTGCATCGCGCGGATGCTGGTGGCGCGGCCGAAGGTGTACATCTTCGACGACTCCTTCTCGGCGCTCGACGCCATCACGGACGCGAAGGTGCGCGAGGCGATGCAGGCCTACACCCGGGACGCGACGGTGCTGGTGGTGGCGCAGCGTGTGGCGTCGATAAGCAATGCCGACCAGATCCTCGTGCTCGAGGCGGGCAGGATCGTCGCGCGGGGCACGCACGACGAGCTGCTGGACAGCAGCAGCACGTACCGGGAAATCGTGGCGTCGCAGCAGGAGGTGAGCGCATGA